A window of Nocardia arthritidis genomic DNA:
TCTGTCCGGTTCGCCGTTGACGATCCCTGGATGGTTGCCGAGCGCTCCCTTCCTGACAGCCTAAAGCTCGCTTATGAGAGCGTCATGAATCGGATCAGGCTGGTGTCTACCTCGACACATAAGAGCGTCATACTTGTGACCGGCGGTCCCGGCAGCGGGAGGAGCCTGATTGCTGTTTCGCTTCTTGCCGAACTGTACAGAGCCGGGCGGCGAGTGCGTTACGCATCAGGTTCTTCGGCTGTCATCGAAACGATGCGTAAATTTCGCTGTGCGCAATCACCGGAGCTCAGGAAACTGTTCACTTACTATAAGCAATACGCTGCAGTCGAGCCGAACGCACTTGATGTGCTGATCTGCGATGAGGCGCATGGTATTCGTCGGACATCGGCAAATCGCTTCAGCCAGCGAGGGTATACTACCGAACGGCCCCAAATTGACGAGTTGATGACTGCAGCACGGGTGCCGATTTTTCTTTTGGATGAGCACGAGATTGTTCGCCCCGATCAGGTCGGGACAGTCGACTTAATCATGGACCATGCGGCTCGATCAGGATTTCCGGTATTTCATATCAAGCTTGACGGGCAGTTCAGAGTCGGCGGTAGTGCGGCATTTGACGAGTGGGTTTTGCGCTTGCTCGGCATACGGGCGGGAGGTCCGACAGTTTGGACGGGCGATGACTTCGAGGTACGCGTGGCGCGTTCACCGCAGGAGATGGAGGACTTTCTTCGTATCAAACACAATCAAGGGGAAACGGCTCGAATGGCGGCGGGGTACTGTTGGCCGTGGAGTGATACACGAGATGACGGGTCTCTTGTGTCCGACATTGTCATCGGCGACTGGTCGAAGCCGTGGAACAAGAGAGACAACCGAATTACTGGCAGTGCGCCACCTGCGACGTTGTGGGCAACTGACCCTCGTGGCTTTGAGCAAATCGGCTGTGTCTATACCGTGCAAGGGTTCGAGTTCGACTGGGCTGGCGTAATCATAGGGCCAGATATAGCAATCGACAGCCAACACTTAACGGTAACAAGGGAGTTTAACGTCGATCCGGGGTTGAAGGGTTCTAAGGAAAATCCGATTTTGGACGAGGACTTCGAGGCCCTCGTGCGCAATGTTTACAAGGTGTTGTTGACTCGCGGGATGCGTGGGGTAGTCATATACGCTGTTGATTCGGAAACGCAGGACTTCCTTACCGGCTTGGTCGGCCCGGGTCGTTCGATGCGTATACGTGAAACTGACACATCGAAGTCGGCGTGGGCTCCTCAGGGAAGTAGGGTGCAGAAGGCGCTTGTCTCACTGTCTGAGAACATTCCTGACTTTGGGCAGGCTTTTCTGTGTCATTCGTCTGGCGACAAGGCGGCAGTTCGGGATTTATATCAAAAGCTTCTCCGCGAGGGATTTCGACCATGGTTGGACGTGGAGGAACTTATACCAGGTCAGGATTGGGAGTACGAAATTCGTCAGGCTATCGAGTCGTCAGACGTGGTAGTCGTATGTCTATCCGAGAGTTCCATTACGAAGACAGGTTTCGTCCAGAAGGAGATTTCAATCGCTCTAGACGCCGCCGAGAGAAGGCCAGAAGGTGAGATTTACCTTATCCCTACCCGGTTGGAACCATGCTCAATTCCGCGTCGGCTCTCACGTTGGCATCGGGTGGATTTGTTCGACAGCGACGGCTACGGCCGTCTAACGGAAGCGATCCGTAGAGCGGCTCGCGGGCGGTAGGTTGGATGCGGTGCGGGCGCAGCCCGTTCCGCGAACTGAGGATGACATTGTGCACTGGGTAGGTATGACTTTAGAGATCCTGACGATCGGCAACGAGGAAAGTCCTACGGACATCCGAGACGCATCCCATCTCTTATCCGGAGCGCCTACACGAAATCTGCATGGCAGCGCCCTGCCAGCACCCTCGGGCCTGAACGCCATCCTGCCTAGTGACTTTGGAGTCTCTGTGAACACGTGCTGCATATAAGAAGTGAATGAGTCGGCGGCAGCGCTTTTTGTGGCCGAGTTGTTATCCGTCCAGGACGCATCGCATCCTTTCGCGCCGGCGGCCGCCTTTGGAATCCTGCCGTTTACGAGCTATACCCTCGTGGCCCTGCGGCGCAGTTCGGCTCTGTCGATTTTGCCTGTTGTCGTGCGGGGGATCGAGGGCAGAACGGTGACGGTACGCGGGTGCTCGTAGCGCGAGAGGCGATCGGTCAGCAGTTCGGTGAGGTCGTCGACCGCGAGCGTCTCGGCGGTGAGCACGATGTAGGCCGCCAGCGCCATTGTTCCGGATTCTGCTGGATATCCCACGACGGCCGCTTCGGTGACAACCGGATGGCTCAGCAGCACCGCCTCGACCTCGGCCGGGACGACATTGCAGCCATCGATGCTGATGGCGTCGTCGGTGCGGCCACGCATCCAGAAGTAGCCGTCGGAGTCGCGGCGGCAGAGGTCGCCGGTCAGCGTCCAGCCGTCTCGAATCGCGGTGAGTTGGCGCGGGTGGTTCAGATAGCGGCATCCGGTAGGGCCTCGTACCGCGAGCTGCCCTATTTCCCCGTCCTGGCATGGGTGACCGTTCTCGTCGACGACCCGGGCCTGATAGCCGGGTACCGGTAATCCGGTGGAACCAGGGCGGATTCGGTCTTCGGTGGCGCCGAGCACGCCGTTGGTCAATTCGGTCGCGCCCATTATGTCGATGATTTTTCGTCCAGTTCTGTCGTGCCATGTGTGCCACAGGGATTGGTCCAGGTGCTCGCCACCGGACACGTAACGACGAGGGGCACAAGGAATCTCGGTGTCCGGCAGGCCGACTCCGGCCCGGTAGCCGGACGGCGTGGTGAGTACGACATCTGCCCGGTGGCGGGCGCAGGCGTCGAACAGCGACTCGGGACCGGAGTCGTCGGACAGCAGCGACGCGGCACCGAATCGCAACGGCGACAACACAAGTCCGCCGAGGCCATAGGTCAGGGCCATACTCCGATTGCAGGCGACGAGGTCGTCGGGTCGTAGCCGCAGGAGATGGCGGCCGACGGTGTCGCCGACGGCGAGCAGATCGCGGTGAAAATGCAGAGATGCCTTCGGATTACCGGTGGTTCCGGAGCTGATCAGGATGAGCGCGACATCGTCGGCGGCCAGATCCGTTCTCGGACAACCGATAGGATGCCGCGTCA
This region includes:
- a CDS encoding DNA/RNA helicase domain-containing protein, with the protein product MLIEYPLPGSSYRADVVLAGVHPVTGAANYVVVEHKQWSEAQLAWNSDRIVRSRQLRGDHMHPVDQVRGYCNYLRQSMVLLHDRPEAIHGVAYLYNATRQSVSALFARVQDDLGRMFTGDQYDEFIAYLRSQFAPAPGAAAADLIIASEIRHRKTLSVRFAVDDPWMVAERSLPDSLKLAYESVMNRIRLVSTSTHKSVILVTGGPGSGRSLIAVSLLAELYRAGRRVRYASGSSAVIETMRKFRCAQSPELRKLFTYYKQYAAVEPNALDVLICDEAHGIRRTSANRFSQRGYTTERPQIDELMTAARVPIFLLDEHEIVRPDQVGTVDLIMDHAARSGFPVFHIKLDGQFRVGGSAAFDEWVLRLLGIRAGGPTVWTGDDFEVRVARSPQEMEDFLRIKHNQGETARMAAGYCWPWSDTRDDGSLVSDIVIGDWSKPWNKRDNRITGSAPPATLWATDPRGFEQIGCVYTVQGFEFDWAGVIIGPDIAIDSQHLTVTREFNVDPGLKGSKENPILDEDFEALVRNVYKVLLTRGMRGVVIYAVDSETQDFLTGLVGPGRSMRIRETDTSKSAWAPQGSRVQKALVSLSENIPDFGQAFLCHSSGDKAAVRDLYQKLLREGFRPWLDVEELIPGQDWEYEIRQAIESSDVVVVCLSESSITKTGFVQKEISIALDAAERRPEGEIYLIPTRLEPCSIPRRLSRWHRVDLFDSDGYGRLTEAIRRAARGR
- a CDS encoding AMP-binding protein; the protein is MTDNAPNLTPSMHVDRFTRRHALAVRPWPDLIHTSPHLRYPKQFNAATALLDDTAARYGRARRAIVTESAVWSYAELLARANQIAHVLHDDLRVVSGNRVLLMGANSPWFIACLLAILEAGAVAVPLPPIVRGHELNSIVDAVDPSAALCDADSLDALHGAGVPVLEYTDELRRRLTRHPIGCPRTDLAADDVALILISSGTTGNPKASLHFHRDLLAVGDTVGRHLLRLRPDDLVACNRSMALTYGLGGLVLSPLRFGAASLLSDDSGPESLFDACARHRADVVLTTPSGYRAGVGLPDTEIPCAPRRYVSGGEHLDQSLWHTWHDRTGRKIIDIMGATELTNGVLGATEDRIRPGSTGLPVPGYQARVVDENGHPCQDGEIGQLAVRGPTGCRYLNHPRQLTAIRDGWTLTGDLCRRDSDGYFWMRGRTDDAISIDGCNVVPAEVEAVLLSHPVVTEAAVVGYPAESGTMALAAYIVLTAETLAVDDLTELLTDRLSRYEHPRTVTVLPSIPRTTTGKIDRAELRRRATRV